One stretch of Tenacibaculum sp. MAR_2010_89 DNA includes these proteins:
- a CDS encoding thiamine-binding protein, with amino-acid sequence MKISVELTLTPLQNEFEEPIINFIKKLRASGLTILENPLSTQVYGDYDQVMQLITSELKNSFELIDNGILLMKIVKSDRSNYEPSF; translated from the coding sequence ATGAAAATATCTGTTGAATTGACTTTAACCCCTCTTCAAAATGAATTTGAAGAACCAATAATAAACTTTATTAAAAAACTAAGAGCATCTGGTTTAACTATACTTGAAAATCCATTGAGTACTCAAGTTTATGGAGATTATGATCAAGTAATGCAGTTAATTACTTCCGAATTAAAAAACTCGTTTGAACTCATAGACAATGGAATCTTATTAATGAAAATTGTAAAATCTGACCGTAGTAACTATGAACCAAGTTTTTGA
- a CDS encoding 4'-phosphopantetheinyl transferase superfamily protein, whose product MPLYKIVTISNSTKALIWKIEESFNDLLKEIQLTEKSANRLNGMKSELHQRGFLSIRHLLKEVGYTDNDLIYDEFGKPHLKDGKHISITHSFTFSGIIISDEKPVGIDIEKRRDKIVKIAHKFTPIEEYKSIANHDALVSKLTIVWGAKESLYKIYGKKKLLFLENIYIEDFPFNSNKQTTGKILYEGITSHYDIHFLEIDDFTCVYAY is encoded by the coding sequence ATGCCACTTTACAAAATAGTAACAATTAGTAATAGCACTAAAGCCTTGATTTGGAAGATTGAAGAATCATTTAATGATTTGTTAAAAGAAATTCAATTAACCGAAAAAAGCGCTAACAGACTAAATGGAATGAAATCTGAACTGCATCAAAGAGGTTTTTTAAGTATTCGTCACTTATTAAAAGAGGTAGGATATACAGATAATGATTTAATTTATGATGAATTTGGAAAACCGCATTTAAAAGACGGAAAACATATTTCAATTACCCATTCTTTTACTTTTTCTGGTATTATTATTTCTGATGAAAAACCTGTTGGTATTGATATTGAGAAAAGAAGAGATAAAATTGTAAAAATTGCTCATAAGTTTACTCCAATTGAAGAATACAAATCAATTGCCAATCACGATGCTTTAGTAAGTAAACTTACCATTGTTTGGGGGGCCAAAGAAAGTTTATATAAAATTTACGGGAAGAAAAAATTATTGTTCTTGGAAAACATTTACATTGAAGACTTCCCTTTTAACAGTAATAAACAAACCACTGGTAAAATATTATACGAAGGTATAACCTCACATTATGATATTCATTTTTTAGAAATAGATGATTTCACCTGTGTTTATGCGTATTAG
- the ahcY gene encoding adenosylhomocysteinase, with the protein MSTNTAAYVPYKVKDISLADWGRKEIELAEAEMPGLMSLREEYKDEQPLKGARIAGCLHMTIQTAVLIETLQALGAEVTWSSCNIFSTQDQAAAAIAAAGTPVYAWKDMTEEEFDWCIEQTLFFGEDKKPLNLILDDGGDLTNMVLDKYPELAAGINGLSEETTTGVHRLYDRVKAGTLPMPAINVNDSVTKSKFDNKYGCKESAVDAIRRATDIMLAGKRVVVCGYGDVGKGTAASFKGAGSIVTVTEIDPICALQAAMDGFEVKKLETVIGNADIVITTTGNKDIVQSRHFEALKDKAIVCNIGHFDNEIDMAWLNENHGHTKDTIKPQVDKYNVNGNDIIILAEGRLVNLGCATGHPSFVMSNSFTNQTLAQIELWTNRDAYENEVYMLPKHLDEKVAKLHLAKIGVELTELREDQASYIGVTVEGPFKPEHYRY; encoded by the coding sequence ATGAGCACAAATACCGCTGCATACGTACCATACAAAGTTAAAGATATTTCTTTAGCAGATTGGGGAAGAAAAGAAATAGAATTGGCAGAAGCTGAAATGCCAGGTTTAATGAGCTTGCGTGAAGAGTATAAAGACGAGCAACCTTTAAAAGGGGCAAGAATTGCTGGTTGTTTACATATGACAATTCAAACTGCGGTTTTAATTGAAACATTACAAGCTTTAGGTGCTGAGGTAACTTGGAGTTCATGTAATATTTTTTCTACTCAAGATCAAGCTGCTGCTGCTATAGCTGCTGCTGGAACTCCAGTATATGCTTGGAAAGATATGACAGAAGAAGAGTTTGATTGGTGTATTGAGCAAACTTTATTTTTTGGAGAAGATAAAAAGCCATTAAACTTAATTTTAGATGATGGAGGTGATTTAACTAATATGGTATTAGATAAGTATCCTGAGTTAGCTGCTGGAATTAATGGTTTATCAGAAGAAACTACTACTGGTGTTCACCGTTTATATGATAGAGTTAAAGCTGGAACATTACCTATGCCAGCGATTAACGTAAATGATTCAGTTACTAAATCAAAGTTTGATAACAAATACGGATGTAAAGAGTCTGCAGTTGATGCAATTCGTAGAGCAACTGATATTATGTTAGCAGGTAAGCGTGTAGTTGTTTGTGGATATGGTGATGTAGGTAAAGGTACTGCTGCTTCATTTAAAGGAGCTGGAAGTATTGTTACTGTTACTGAAATTGATCCAATTTGTGCGTTACAAGCTGCAATGGACGGTTTTGAAGTAAAAAAATTAGAAACTGTTATTGGTAATGCTGATATTGTAATTACTACAACAGGTAACAAAGACATCGTTCAATCTCGTCATTTTGAAGCATTAAAAGACAAAGCCATCGTATGTAATATTGGGCATTTTGACAATGAAATTGATATGGCTTGGTTAAATGAAAACCATGGACATACTAAAGATACTATTAAGCCACAAGTTGATAAGTATAATGTAAACGGAAATGACATTATTATTTTAGCTGAAGGTCGTTTAGTAAACTTAGGATGTGCTACTGGACACCCTAGTTTTGTAATGTCTAACTCATTTACTAACCAAACATTAGCTCAAATTGAATTATGGACTAATCGTGATGCTTATGAAAATGAAGTATATATGTTACCTAAGCATTTAGATGAGAAAGTAGCAAAATTACATTTAGCTAAAATTGGTGTAGAGTTAACTGAATTACGTGAAGATCAAGCTTCTTATATTGGTGTTACAGTTGAAGGTCCTTTTAAACCAGAACATTATAGATACTAA
- a CDS encoding TlpA disulfide reductase family protein codes for MKKLIYLAIASIAIVSCKQEAKDYVTFSGKITNKNSDSIVVANRAGFKRVIKVDENGAFKDTMKVVNGVYSVFDGKEFATTFLRNGDDIKLTLDAKQFDETISYTGKGAGESNFIAKTALAQEEFFKDESLFKLPKAEFDAKIKSYIDGFNSRLVAKPLDSAFTANQTKNISGLKPYLDSRYAQEKYMAETLAKGLVSPKFTEYENHKGGKTSLDDLKGKYVYIDVWATWCNPCKQEIPYLKTVEKKFHDKNIEFVSVSIDQQKDHDTWVKMVNDKELGGVQLFADNNWNSKFVKDYAISGIPRFILVDPEGNIVNANAPRPSSPELVKLFESLKM; via the coding sequence ATGAAAAAATTAATTTACCTAGCAATTGCCTCTATTGCTATAGTTTCTTGTAAACAAGAAGCGAAAGATTATGTTACTTTTTCAGGAAAAATAACAAATAAAAATTCTGACTCTATTGTTGTTGCAAATCGAGCAGGCTTTAAAAGAGTAATAAAAGTTGACGAAAACGGTGCTTTTAAAGACACTATGAAAGTAGTTAATGGAGTTTATTCTGTTTTTGACGGTAAAGAATTTGCTACAACATTTTTAAGAAATGGTGATGATATAAAATTAACATTAGACGCTAAACAATTTGATGAAACCATTTCTTATACTGGTAAAGGTGCTGGGGAGAGTAATTTCATAGCAAAAACTGCTTTAGCTCAAGAAGAGTTTTTCAAGGATGAATCTCTTTTCAAATTACCTAAAGCTGAATTTGACGCTAAAATAAAATCATATATAGATGGTTTTAATTCAAGACTTGTAGCAAAACCATTAGATTCTGCTTTTACAGCGAATCAAACAAAAAACATTTCAGGTCTTAAACCGTATTTAGACAGTAGATATGCTCAAGAAAAATACATGGCTGAAACCTTAGCTAAAGGATTAGTTTCTCCAAAATTTACAGAGTATGAAAACCATAAAGGAGGAAAAACTTCTTTAGATGATTTAAAAGGAAAATACGTTTATATAGATGTTTGGGCAACTTGGTGTAATCCTTGTAAACAAGAAATCCCTTATTTAAAGACCGTAGAAAAGAAATTTCATGATAAAAACATTGAATTTGTAAGTGTTTCTATCGATCAACAAAAAGACCATGATACTTGGGTAAAAATGGTTAATGATAAAGAATTAGGTGGAGTTCAATTATTTGCTGATAATAACTGGAATTCTAAATTTGTAAAAGACTATGCTATTTCTGGAATTCCAAGATTTATTTTAGTTGATCCAGAAGGAAATATTGTGAATGCAAATGCTCCAAGACCTTCTAGTCCTGAATTAGTTAAATTATTTGAGTCTTTAAAAATGTAA
- a CDS encoding helix-turn-helix transcriptional regulator, whose translation MVVHETTYLEVFFDQPNDLFIQTWKTSPNTKIIFKGEMLKFVHKYIEYSPSKALWLHENFKFMIDLETKKWTEKNVIVPCVKAGNKKLAFVVSENIFSHLSVLDSFKGTKIDSPKHFPNKSLAMEWISSNTFNTLEDNVEPYISFNGIDEQGNVVLKFKTNSETSNLLKSLKSIIEVEKFKQKNYLKFLSLTKREKEVLFKYIHGESLNTISDSLYISIYTTRTHWRSIKRKLKIQSNYNLIKYLCYY comes from the coding sequence ATGGTAGTACATGAAACAACTTATTTAGAAGTTTTTTTCGACCAACCAAATGATTTATTCATTCAAACATGGAAAACATCTCCAAACACAAAAATTATTTTTAAAGGTGAAATGCTAAAATTTGTTCATAAATACATAGAATATTCTCCTTCAAAAGCTCTTTGGTTGCATGAAAATTTTAAATTTATGATAGACTTAGAAACAAAAAAATGGACAGAAAAAAATGTAATAGTCCCTTGTGTTAAAGCTGGCAACAAAAAACTAGCTTTTGTAGTGAGTGAAAATATATTCTCTCATTTAAGTGTATTAGATAGTTTTAAAGGAACAAAAATAGATTCTCCAAAACATTTTCCAAACAAATCTTTAGCCATGGAATGGATATCTTCCAATACATTTAACACCCTTGAGGACAACGTTGAACCTTATATTTCATTTAACGGAATAGACGAACAAGGTAATGTGGTGTTAAAATTTAAAACAAATTCAGAAACTTCTAATCTTTTAAAATCTCTAAAGAGTATTATAGAAGTAGAAAAATTTAAACAAAAAAACTATTTAAAATTCCTTTCGCTTACAAAAAGAGAAAAGGAAGTTTTATTTAAATATATACATGGTGAATCTTTAAATACAATTTCAGACTCATTGTATATTTCAATTTACACAACAAGAACACATTGGAGAAGCATAAAAAGGAAATTAAAAATCCAGTCAAATTACAATCTAATAAAATACTTATGCTATTATTAA
- a CDS encoding YifB family Mg chelatase-like AAA ATPase, whose protein sequence is MLVKIYGSAVFGIEATTITVEVNIDKGIGYHLVGLPDNAVRESSYRISAALNNNGYKLPGKKIIINMAPADIRKEGASYDLTLAIGILASSNQIKSEKIDQYVIMGELSLDGSLQPIKGALPIAIKAREEGFKYLILPKENAKEAAIVDNLEILGVDNILEVINHFNNDKKIEPTIVDTRAEFYKHIDFPEFDFSDVKGQESIKRCMEIAAAGGHNIILIGPPGSGKTMLAKRLPSILPPMTLHEALETTKIHSVVGKTKNEGLLYNRPFRSPHHTISNVALVGGGQYPRPGEISLSHNGVLFLDELPEFKRDVLEVMRQPLEDREVTISRAKFTVTYPSSFMLVASMNPSPSGYFNDPNAPVTSSPAEMQRYLSKVSGPLLDRIDIHIEVTPVPFDKLSDDRKGENSKSIRERVTKAREKQSTRFNNFENIHYNAQMNVKQIREFCKLSEESKQLLKTAMEKLNLSARAYDRILKVSRTIADLDAANSIDSNHIAEAIQYRSLDREGWLG, encoded by the coding sequence ATGCTAGTAAAAATCTATGGATCTGCCGTATTTGGCATTGAAGCAACTACAATCACGGTTGAAGTAAATATTGACAAAGGTATAGGATATCATTTAGTAGGCTTACCTGATAACGCTGTTAGAGAAAGTTCTTATCGAATTTCAGCAGCTTTAAATAACAACGGTTACAAACTTCCAGGTAAAAAAATTATTATAAACATGGCTCCTGCTGATATACGTAAAGAAGGAGCATCGTACGATTTAACTCTTGCTATAGGAATTCTTGCTTCATCTAATCAAATAAAATCTGAAAAAATTGACCAATACGTTATAATGGGTGAACTTTCATTAGATGGAAGCTTACAACCTATAAAAGGTGCATTACCTATTGCGATAAAAGCAAGAGAAGAAGGCTTTAAATATTTAATTCTTCCAAAAGAAAATGCAAAAGAAGCTGCAATTGTAGATAATTTAGAAATCTTAGGAGTTGACAATATTTTAGAGGTTATCAATCATTTTAATAATGATAAAAAAATTGAACCAACTATTGTTGATACAAGAGCTGAATTCTATAAACATATTGATTTTCCTGAATTTGATTTTTCTGATGTTAAAGGTCAAGAAAGTATAAAACGTTGTATGGAAATTGCTGCAGCTGGCGGACATAATATCATTTTAATTGGCCCTCCTGGATCAGGAAAAACAATGTTAGCAAAGAGATTGCCATCCATTTTACCTCCAATGACTTTACATGAAGCATTAGAAACTACAAAAATTCATTCTGTTGTTGGTAAAACCAAAAATGAAGGGTTACTTTATAACCGGCCTTTTAGAAGTCCTCATCATACTATTTCAAATGTTGCCTTAGTTGGTGGTGGTCAATATCCTAGGCCAGGAGAAATTTCACTTTCTCATAATGGTGTGTTGTTCTTAGATGAACTTCCAGAATTTAAAAGAGACGTTTTAGAAGTTATGCGGCAACCTTTGGAAGACAGAGAAGTGACGATTTCAAGAGCAAAATTTACAGTTACCTATCCTAGTAGTTTTATGTTAGTTGCAAGCATGAACCCTAGTCCTTCAGGGTATTTTAATGATCCAAATGCTCCAGTTACTTCATCACCAGCAGAAATGCAACGATATTTAAGCAAAGTTTCTGGTCCCTTATTAGATCGAATAGATATTCATATTGAAGTAACTCCAGTTCCTTTTGACAAACTATCAGATGACAGAAAAGGAGAGAATAGTAAAAGTATAAGAGAACGAGTTACTAAAGCTCGTGAAAAACAATCTACGAGGTTTAACAATTTCGAAAACATTCATTACAATGCTCAAATGAATGTAAAACAAATTCGAGAATTTTGTAAACTATCTGAAGAAAGCAAACAACTTCTTAAAACTGCTATGGAAAAACTAAACCTTTCTGCTCGTGCTTATGATAGAATTTTAAAAGTATCTCGTACTATTGCTGATTTAGATGCTGCTAATAGTATAGACTCAAACCATATTGCTGAAGCCATTCAATATAGAAGCTTAGATAGAGAAGGTTGGTTAGGGTAA
- a CDS encoding response regulator transcription factor: MRKEKLTILIVNDYPLMCEAYKRAFINVSNYNDNQYDFDFITIHNCDDACEIIKTFYDREEKIDLVFLDLKLFPSNNKKIISGEDLGILIRDMFPSCKVILSTTNDNKYRIHSVFRSINPEGFLIKSDITFKELVKAINEVVSDPPFYSKTVLKLLRKKVSTDFLLDDVDRKILYELSIGAKVKDMLGYIPLSIAAIEKRKRHLKKIFNVKEKGHRELILKAKENGFI; encoded by the coding sequence ATGAGAAAAGAAAAATTGACTATTCTAATAGTTAATGATTACCCATTAATGTGTGAGGCATATAAAAGGGCATTCATTAATGTGAGTAATTATAATGATAATCAATATGATTTTGATTTTATTACGATCCACAACTGCGATGATGCATGTGAAATCATAAAAACATTTTATGATAGGGAGGAAAAAATTGATTTAGTCTTTCTAGATTTAAAGCTATTTCCGTCTAATAATAAAAAGATAATATCAGGAGAAGATTTAGGAATCTTAATAAGAGATATGTTTCCAAGTTGTAAAGTGATTTTATCTACTACTAATGATAATAAATATAGAATTCATAGTGTTTTTAGGAGTATAAATCCTGAAGGTTTTTTAATAAAGAGTGATATTACATTTAAAGAGTTGGTGAAAGCTATTAATGAAGTAGTAAGTGATCCTCCTTTTTATAGTAAAACAGTTTTAAAATTATTAAGAAAGAAAGTTTCAACTGACTTTTTGTTAGACGATGTTGATAGGAAAATATTGTATGAGTTATCTATCGGAGCAAAAGTAAAAGATATGCTTGGGTATATTCCTTTATCAATAGCAGCTATCGAAAAAAGAAAGAGACATTTAAAAAAGATATTCAATGTGAAAGAAAAAGGACATAGAGAATTGATATTGAAAGCCAAAGAAAATGGCTTTATTTAA
- a CDS encoding vitamin K epoxide reductase family protein has protein sequence MKNSLSSLVEQLLRKNKISFDKEELRFQIQSHPSYPSLHAITGVLDHFNIENVAADVPVNSETLEQLPSCYIVQVNDSTGQNLTVVEKKKSDYILYTTEGKKEKISEEEFLKKFTGIIVAVEKTDTIQTSKKTSKIPQYVGFGIISMLAVFLVLKTTGSVFSISHLLLSIVGIVVSVAILKQELGLQTSIGDAFCSGADDKKDCDAVLTSKGAEIIKGYKLSDFSILYFSTLTLLTFLEIATPAVSYTLSLVAVPITLYSIYYQYAVVKKWCLLCLSIVGLLWVQALIPILTNTYISSFVPSDYVVLAIIGTSTWLGWSYVKPLISEVTELRKEKIEGVKFKRNYTLFEGMLNKSPQINTTFDKNQEIVFGNPTSNLEIVVVTNPFCGHCKPVHKQVDEILHKYNDSVKIRIRFNINTEDKSGNAVKVTSRLLELYNNNKQKECLEAMSEIYEEGNVDLWLKKWGATNNSDYFLSELEREKEWCKNNAINFTPEILINGRSFPKEYNRSDLIFFIEELEENSQITISKV, from the coding sequence TTGAAAAATTCATTAAGTTCCTTAGTAGAGCAATTACTTAGAAAAAATAAAATCTCTTTTGATAAAGAAGAGTTAAGATTTCAAATACAGAGTCATCCATCGTATCCTAGTTTACACGCTATAACAGGAGTGTTAGATCATTTTAATATAGAAAATGTAGCAGCAGATGTTCCTGTTAACTCAGAAACACTAGAGCAATTACCTTCTTGTTATATCGTACAAGTAAATGATAGTACTGGACAGAACTTAACTGTAGTTGAAAAAAAGAAAAGTGATTATATTTTATATACCACAGAAGGCAAAAAAGAAAAGATATCAGAAGAAGAGTTTTTAAAGAAGTTTACAGGGATTATAGTAGCTGTTGAGAAAACAGATACAATACAAACTAGTAAAAAAACTAGTAAGATTCCTCAATATGTAGGTTTTGGAATCATAAGTATGTTAGCAGTTTTCTTAGTGTTAAAAACAACTGGTTCAGTTTTTAGTATTTCTCATTTATTGCTATCTATAGTAGGAATTGTGGTTAGTGTAGCTATCTTAAAACAAGAATTAGGCTTGCAAACTTCTATTGGCGATGCTTTTTGTTCTGGAGCAGATGATAAAAAAGATTGTGATGCAGTTCTTACTTCAAAAGGCGCAGAAATAATAAAAGGGTATAAACTAAGCGACTTCAGTATTTTATATTTTTCAACATTAACCCTTTTAACCTTTTTAGAAATAGCCACACCAGCTGTTTCTTATACATTAAGTTTAGTAGCAGTTCCAATAACATTATATTCAATTTATTATCAATATGCAGTAGTAAAAAAGTGGTGTTTATTGTGTTTGAGTATTGTTGGTTTATTATGGGTACAAGCATTAATTCCTATACTAACAAATACTTATATTTCTAGCTTTGTACCTAGTGATTATGTTGTTTTAGCAATTATAGGAACAAGTACATGGTTGGGATGGAGTTATGTAAAACCTCTTATCTCTGAAGTAACAGAATTACGAAAAGAAAAAATAGAAGGAGTTAAATTTAAAAGAAACTACACTTTGTTTGAAGGTATGCTAAATAAATCCCCTCAAATAAATACAACATTTGATAAAAACCAAGAGATTGTTTTTGGAAATCCAACCTCAAATTTAGAAATAGTTGTTGTAACCAATCCTTTTTGTGGTCATTGTAAACCAGTTCATAAACAAGTAGATGAGATTTTACATAAATATAATGATTCGGTTAAAATAAGAATACGTTTTAATATAAACACTGAAGATAAAAGTGGTAATGCAGTAAAAGTAACTAGTCGATTATTAGAGCTCTATAACAACAATAAACAAAAAGAATGTTTAGAAGCTATGAGTGAGATTTATGAAGAAGGGAATGTTGATTTATGGTTAAAGAAATGGGGAGCGACTAATAATAGCGACTACTTTTTATCTGAATTAGAAAGAGAAAAAGAATGGTGTAAAAACAATGCTATTAATTTCACTCCAGAAATTTTAATAAATGGAAGGTCATTTCCAAAAGAATACAATAGATCAGATTTAATTTTCTTCATCGAAGAACTAGAAGAAAATAGTCAAATTACAATAAGTAAAGTATAA
- a CDS encoding peptidase domain-containing ABC transporter has translation MKKFPNYKQTEAKDCGPTCIKIIAKHYGKTINTQQLRKLSETTREGSSLLGLSEAVESMGFKSLGIKLAFSKLREAPLPCIIHWNKNHYVVLYKIKKNTVYVSDPAHGLITFTKEEFIQHWIGNNADENTEEGIALLVEPTPRFYQEEFEEDEKFGFSFIFKYLFKYKKFIIQLIIGLLAGSLLQLILPFLTQSVVDVGIKNQDLNFVYLILFAQLFLFVGKASLEIIRSWILLHLSTRINISLISDFFIKLMKLPISYFDVRMTGDLLQRINDHKRIERILTTSSLTVLFSFFNLIIFSLVLGFYSLQIFGVFVLGSVLYFGWVLFFFKKRKELDYKRFSQVSQEQSKVIELINGMQEIKLHNAERRMRWNWEYVQARLFKVATKSLALEQTQSVGSNFINELKNMFITILSAKLVIDGQITLGMMMAISYIVGQLNGPIVQLINFMRDVQDAQISIDRLGEIHNMEDEEKPEDEKVTHIPEKEPIKLNNISFRYTGGLEPVLKDLSLEIPANKTTAIVGVSGSGKTTLMKLLLGFYQVDTGDISIGNFNLKNISQKEWRRNCGVVMQEGYIFNDSIAKNIAVGEDYVDKEKLAHAINVANIADYIEGLPLGYNTKIGSEGNGLSTGQKQRLLIARSVYKNPKFLFFDEATSALDANNEKVIMGKLNEFFSNKTAVVIAHRLSTVKNAHQIVVLEKGKIIEKGTHQELIALKGSYHHLVKNQLDLGK, from the coding sequence TTGAAGAAATTTCCAAATTATAAGCAAACCGAGGCAAAAGATTGTGGCCCAACGTGTATAAAAATAATTGCAAAGCATTATGGTAAAACAATCAACACACAACAACTAAGAAAACTAAGTGAAACAACCCGAGAGGGAAGTAGTTTATTAGGTTTGAGTGAGGCAGTTGAATCTATGGGGTTTAAATCTTTAGGAATTAAACTTGCTTTTAGCAAACTTAGAGAAGCTCCATTACCTTGTATTATTCATTGGAATAAAAACCATTATGTGGTTCTTTATAAAATAAAGAAAAATACTGTATACGTTTCAGATCCAGCTCATGGACTTATTACTTTTACTAAAGAAGAGTTTATTCAACATTGGATAGGAAACAATGCTGATGAAAATACAGAAGAAGGAATAGCTTTACTAGTTGAACCTACTCCTAGGTTTTATCAAGAAGAATTTGAAGAAGATGAAAAATTTGGGTTCTCATTTATATTCAAATATCTTTTCAAATATAAAAAATTCATCATCCAACTTATTATTGGGTTATTAGCTGGTAGTTTATTACAATTAATCTTACCCTTTTTAACACAGAGTGTGGTTGATGTTGGTATAAAAAATCAAGATCTTAACTTTGTGTATTTAATATTATTTGCACAACTATTTTTATTTGTAGGAAAAGCCTCTTTAGAAATAATACGTAGTTGGATTTTATTACATTTAAGTACTCGTATTAATATCTCGTTAATCTCTGACTTTTTTATCAAACTAATGAAACTTCCTATTTCTTATTTTGATGTAAGAATGACTGGAGATTTATTACAACGAATTAATGACCACAAACGTATAGAACGAATTTTAACTACCTCTTCATTAACGGTGTTATTTTCATTCTTTAACCTTATTATTTTCAGTTTAGTTTTAGGGTTTTATAGCCTACAAATATTTGGCGTATTTGTTTTAGGAAGTGTTTTGTATTTTGGTTGGGTTTTGTTTTTCTTCAAGAAAAGGAAGGAACTAGATTATAAACGATTTTCACAAGTTAGTCAAGAACAAAGTAAAGTTATTGAGCTGATAAATGGAATGCAAGAAATTAAACTTCATAATGCAGAAAGACGAATGCGTTGGAACTGGGAGTATGTTCAAGCTCGTTTATTTAAAGTAGCTACCAAAAGTTTAGCATTAGAACAAACCCAAAGTGTAGGGTCAAACTTTATCAATGAATTAAAAAATATGTTCATTACCATTTTGTCTGCCAAATTAGTAATTGATGGCCAAATTACTTTAGGTATGATGATGGCTATTAGTTATATCGTTGGGCAATTAAATGGTCCTATTGTTCAATTAATCAATTTTATGAGAGATGTGCAAGATGCACAAATATCTATCGATAGATTAGGAGAAATTCATAATATGGAAGATGAGGAAAAGCCTGAAGATGAAAAAGTAACTCATATCCCAGAAAAAGAACCTATAAAACTTAACAATATATCTTTTAGATATACAGGAGGTTTGGAACCTGTATTAAAAGATTTATCCTTAGAAATTCCTGCCAATAAAACCACTGCTATAGTTGGGGTTAGTGGAAGTGGAAAAACAACCTTAATGAAATTATTACTTGGTTTTTACCAAGTAGATACTGGAGATATAAGTATAGGAAACTTTAATTTAAAAAATATTTCTCAAAAAGAATGGAGAAGAAACTGTGGAGTAGTAATGCAGGAGGGGTATATTTTTAATGATTCCATCGCAAAAAACATCGCTGTTGGAGAGGATTATGTAGATAAGGAGAAATTAGCACATGCTATAAACGTAGCCAATATAGCTGATTATATAGAGGGTTTACCTTTAGGATACAACACAAAAATAGGTAGTGAAGGAAACGGGCTTAGTACAGGGCAAAAACAACGATTACTAATTGCACGATCAGTATATAAAAATCCAAAGTTTTTGTTTTTTGATGAAGCGACTAGTGCATTAGATGCAAATAATGAGAAAGTAATTATGGGGAAACTGAATGAGTTTTTCTCTAATAAAACCGCAGTAGTTATTGCACATAGATTAAGTACTGTTAAAAATGCGCATCAAATAGTAGTGCTAGAAAAAGGAAAAATTATAGAAAAAGGAACACATCAGGAATTAATAGCATTAAAAGGAAGCTACCATCACCTAGTTAAAAATCAACTAGATTTAGGTAAATAA